In the Lates calcarifer isolate ASB-BC8 linkage group LG24, TLL_Latcal_v3, whole genome shotgun sequence genome, one interval contains:
- the LOC108898251 gene encoding transmembrane protein 241 isoform X1, with amino-acid sequence MQWRRHITGCAFSLVFVVSYFTNKYVLSVLKFTYPTLFQGWQTFVGAVLLLLFGKLGWVELSRITRSAALPWLPASLLFVGNIYAGSRALSRIDIPFFFTLQNSSHVVSYIILKLVHREKTQWLKFISVCLMLLAAINLPLYDPQFDSSGYLWAVCHLVCVGAYRVFQLYHRPSNLSDLEQQCINYLFSVLLLAAAAHPTGDLMAALEFPSLQSHTFHCGCCASALLGFLLLLVTVRLKSGLSLEHFGIWNFLSKVTAMSLSPFVFSMEVTAPSLMCVVGSHVGEALLLYSDRESQQ; translated from the exons ATGCAGTGGAGAAGACACATCACCGGCTGCGCCTTCAGCCTCGTCTTTGTTGTGTCTTATTTCACCAATAAG tatgtCCTGTCAGTGTTAAAGTTCACGTATCCAACCTTATTTCAAGG ATGGCAGACGTTTGTCGGggctgttcttcttcttctctttggGAAGCTGGGATGGGTGGAGCTGAGCCGCATCACcag ATCAGCAGCTCTGCCCTGGCTGCCGGCCTCGCTCCTGTTTGTAGGAAACATTTACGCTGGGTCCAGGGCCTTATCACGCATT GACATCCCTTTCTTCTTCACCCTGCAGAATTCCTCTCATGTTGTTAGTTACATCATCCTGAAGCTCGTCCACAGAGAG AAGACACAGTGGCTGAAGTTTATCAG CGTTTGTCTCATGCTGCTTGCAGCCATCAACCTCCCCCTCTATGACCCTCAG TTTGACTCCAGTGGTTATCTGTGGGCTGTCTGTCACCTGGTCTGTGTTG GCGCGTACAGAGTGTTTCAGCTTTACCACAGACCCAGTAACCTGAG TGATCTTGAACAACAGTGTATCAACTACTTGTTCAG tgtgctgctgctggctgctgctgctcatccaACAG GTGACCTGATGGCTGCCCTGGAGTTCCCCTCCCTTCAGTCTCACACATttcactgtggctgctgtgccag TGCTCTGCTGGGCTTTCTCTTACTGTTGGtcacagtcagactgaaaagtGGTTTGTCCCTCGAGCACTTTGGGATTTGGAATTTTCTGTCTAAG gttACTGccatgtctctgtctccatttgttttctccatGGAGGTTACCGCTCCGTCTCTGATGTG TGTGGTTGGCAGCCATGTTGGCGAGGCCCTGCTGTTGTACTCAGACAGAGAATCTCAGCAGTGA
- the rbbp8 gene encoding DNA endonuclease RBBP8, translated as MSSPGPSSGTNKPAELFEELWRQLGECHQNALQELEVKVSKLKKERCLDAQRLEVFYNRNQQLKEQNKSLQDTISVLEERLRAGECDQCAIIEENQKNNQDQNLRLIAELKNERNSLEDENRKLQAELQRLKMSRSEPQQASPSDQDEGIIPDSPVLSSSLPAANKLKKRKNLDKIRHIRYAELPLPQCNNSLFSELNKEPRRAEVLVPNTCELDSSQTSNDVNHDVEEVIAETCGLELVNKHHLVQKTTTTAGQRCLNPDLTTERSPSLLPRMKRFPEDDFSNNAKRKKDSEPQEQEGNKHSSQEGVDTQKEVKHTQPQPIKRTSSFMKQVQSAQSGTSSQRLSASCASPASKKLKDKVKGEGDHAGQKSNPLQDLNASQDQHETEDAGRKHRTEPMWSIDPALVLSMYDSEQRGDQEEEEEEEPCHGELADTDCTWVSHSLLQARGENGCSRRDNVSGLGVKANDSLDMMFDTTAYGEYNSYNNSHIGQSQPCDDDDDDEEEEEKEEEEEEEEEDSEQDRPGSTSGPRKAQHPTFAHVAIIRKKDERRKLKGTTCKECETYYAHLPEEEKQKKLSSCSRHRFLYIPPCTPENFWEVGFPSTQTCIERGYIREEKNPQVRLRRRQPLTALFSPKPEEN; from the exons ATGAGCAGCCCAGGGCCGAGCAGCGGCACAAACAAACCTGCTGAACTCTTTGAAGAGTTATGGAGGCAGCTTGGAGAGTGCCACCAGAACGCACTGCAAG aACTGGAGGTAAAAGTGAGCAAGTTGAAGAAGGAACGCTGTTT AGATGCTCAGAGGCTCGAGGTGTTTTACAACCGCAACCAGCAGCTGAAGGAGCAAAACAAAAGCCTGCAGGATACCATCAGTGTGTTGGAGGAGAG GCTCCGAGCGGGAGAATGTGATCAATGTGCCATCATAGAGgagaaccagaaaaacaaccagGACCAAAATCTGCGCCTCATCGCCGAACTGA agaatgaaagaaacagCCTGGAGGATGAGAACAGAAAACTACAGGCTGAGCTGCAAAGATTAAAGATGTCTCG CTCAGAGCCCCAGCAGGCCTCACCCTCAGACCAGGACGAAGGCATCATCCCAGACTCTCCGGTCCTGTCCAGCTCGCTGCCTGCGGCTAACAAACTGAAGAAACGTAAAAACCTGGATAAAATCAGACATATCCGCTATGCAGAGCTGCCTCTACCACAGTGTAACAACTCACTCTTCAGCG AGCTGAATAAGGAGCCTAGAAGAGCAGAAGTGCTGGTACCGAACACATGTGAACTGGACTCATCCCAAACCTCAA ACGATGTAAATCATGATGTGGAGGAGGTGATCGCAGAAACCTGTGGCCTTGAACTTGTTAACAAGCATCACTTAGTCCAGAAAACTACAACTACTGCAGGGCAACGATGTTTAAA TCCAGACTTGACTACAGAAAGGTCCCCGTCTCTTCTCCCCCGAATGAAGAGGTTTCCAGAAGATGACTTCAGTAACAACGCAAAACGAAAGAAGGACAGTGAGCCACAGGAGCAAGAGggcaacaaacacagcagccagGAGGGGGTGGACACACAGAAggaagtaaaacacacacaacctcaacCGATCAAACGGACCTCCAGCTTCATGAAGCAG GTTCAGTCAGCACAAAGTGGGACCTCAAGTCAAAGGCTAAGTGCTTCCTGTGCAAGTCCTGCTTCCAAGAAGCTGAAGGACAAAGTTAAAGGAGAAGGGGACCATGCTGGGCAGAAAAGCAACCCTCTGCAGGATCTGAATGCGTCACAGGACCAACATGAAACAGAGGACG CTGGGAGGAAGCACAGAACGGAGCCCATGTGGAGCATTGACCCTGCACTCGTCCTGTCCATGTACGACAGCGAGCAGAGAGGAGACCAG gaagaagaagaagaagaagaaccgTGTCATGGAGAGCTGGCAGATACCGACTGCACCTGGGTCAGTCACAGTTTACTCCAGGCTCGGGGAGAAAATGGCTGCAGCAGAAGGGACAATGTGTCTG GACTCGGCGTAAAGGCAAATGACAGTTTGGACATGATGTTTGACACCACAGCTTATGGAGAGTACAACTCTTACAACAATTCACACATAGGCCAGAGCCAGccctgtgatgatgatgatgatgatgaagaagaagaagaaaaagaagaggaggaggaggaggaagaagaggacagTG AACAAGATCGTCCTGGAAGCACTTCAGGTCCAAGAAAAGCACA ACATCCAACATTTGCACATGTGGCCATCATTCGCAAGAAAGACGAGAGAAGAAAACTGAAGGGCACGACCTGTAAGGAATGTGAAACA TATTACGCCCACCTCccagaagaggagaaacagaagaagcTGTCCTCATGCTCAAGGCACAGATTTCTTTACATTCCTCCCTGTACCCCTGAAAACTTCTGGGAGGTTGGATTCCCATCAACACAAACCTGCATCGAAAGAG GTTAtatcagagaggagaagaatCCTCAGGTACGTTTACGGAGAAGACAACCGCTCACTGCTTTATTTTCCCCGAAACCTGAGGAGAACTGA
- the LOC108898251 gene encoding transmembrane protein 241 isoform X2, giving the protein MQWRRHITGCAFSLVFVVSYFTNKYVLSVLKFTYPTLFQGWQTFVGAVLLLLFGKLGWVELSRITRSAALPWLPASLLFVGNIYAGSRALSRINSSHVVSYIILKLVHREKTQWLKFISVCLMLLAAINLPLYDPQFDSSGYLWAVCHLVCVGAYRVFQLYHRPSNLSDLEQQCINYLFSVLLLAAAAHPTGDLMAALEFPSLQSHTFHCGCCASALLGFLLLLVTVRLKSGLSLEHFGIWNFLSKVTAMSLSPFVFSMEVTAPSLMCVVGSHVGEALLLYSDRESQQ; this is encoded by the exons ATGCAGTGGAGAAGACACATCACCGGCTGCGCCTTCAGCCTCGTCTTTGTTGTGTCTTATTTCACCAATAAG tatgtCCTGTCAGTGTTAAAGTTCACGTATCCAACCTTATTTCAAGG ATGGCAGACGTTTGTCGGggctgttcttcttcttctctttggGAAGCTGGGATGGGTGGAGCTGAGCCGCATCACcag ATCAGCAGCTCTGCCCTGGCTGCCGGCCTCGCTCCTGTTTGTAGGAAACATTTACGCTGGGTCCAGGGCCTTATCACGCATT AATTCCTCTCATGTTGTTAGTTACATCATCCTGAAGCTCGTCCACAGAGAG AAGACACAGTGGCTGAAGTTTATCAG CGTTTGTCTCATGCTGCTTGCAGCCATCAACCTCCCCCTCTATGACCCTCAG TTTGACTCCAGTGGTTATCTGTGGGCTGTCTGTCACCTGGTCTGTGTTG GCGCGTACAGAGTGTTTCAGCTTTACCACAGACCCAGTAACCTGAG TGATCTTGAACAACAGTGTATCAACTACTTGTTCAG tgtgctgctgctggctgctgctgctcatccaACAG GTGACCTGATGGCTGCCCTGGAGTTCCCCTCCCTTCAGTCTCACACATttcactgtggctgctgtgccag TGCTCTGCTGGGCTTTCTCTTACTGTTGGtcacagtcagactgaaaagtGGTTTGTCCCTCGAGCACTTTGGGATTTGGAATTTTCTGTCTAAG gttACTGccatgtctctgtctccatttgttttctccatGGAGGTTACCGCTCCGTCTCTGATGTG TGTGGTTGGCAGCCATGTTGGCGAGGCCCTGCTGTTGTACTCAGACAGAGAATCTCAGCAGTGA